The following is a genomic window from Clostridium fungisolvens.
GAAGGTTTTGAAGCTGTATTCATAGGAACGGGAGCTGCAATGCCAAGCTTCATGGGAATTCCAGGTGAAGCATTCAATGGAGTGGTTTCAGCTAATGAATTCTTAACAAAGAATAATCTTATGAGAGATTATAAAGCAGATTATAAGACACCACTTATAGTAGGTAAAAAAGTAGTCGTAGTTGGTGGAGGGAATGTTGCTATGGATGCTGTAAGAACTCTTCTTAGAGTTGGTGCAGAGGCACATATGGTTTATAGAAGATCTGAAGCAGAACTTCCAGCTAGAAAAGAAGAAATAGAATATGCAAAAGAAGAAGGCGTTCATTTTCATCTATTAACAAACCCAACCGAAATAGTAGCAGATGAAAATAAGTGGGTAAGCGGAGTAAGATGTATTAAGATGGAGCTAGGTGAACCAGATCAATCTGGAAGAAGAAGTCCGGTTCCAGTGGAAGGTTCAGAGTTTGTTTTAGATGCAGATATGGTTATAATGGCAATAGGAACTAAAGCAGGCTCATTAATCGGCGATACAACTAAAGGATTAGAAACTAATAGATGGAATCTAGTTGTTATTGATGAGGAAACAGGAAGAACTTCAAGAGAGTTTGTATATGCTGGTGGAGATGTTGTAACAGGACCTGCAACAGTAATAAAAGCAATGGGTGCTGGTAGAAAAGCAGCCAAGGCTATAATTGAAGATTTATCAAAATAAAGAATAAATAAGGTGATTTGTGTGAGAAAAGTTAACACAATATTACCTGAAAAGATAGTTTAAAGTGCACACTAAATGTTATGTAAATATAACATTTAGTGTGCTTTTTTACCGTGTTGAAAGTTATAAAACTTTTAGCATAGTTAAATCTAGAAATTTCAATGGGTTTAGAGGCTTTCTATGTTTAATTTCTGGGCTTAAATTATACGTAATCTAAAAAATCTGTTCCTCTATTGCAGTGGCTTCCATGTAGTTTAT
Proteins encoded in this region:
- the gltA gene encoding NADPH-dependent glutamate synthase yields the protein MIKLERVPVREQEVKIRVTNFNEVNLGYDEEEAVREADRCLQCKVPKCVAKCPVNNKIPSFIKSIKERNFKEAADIIATANSLPSVCGRVCPHELQCEGGCVMGIKGESVAIGRLERFVGDWSIRNGIEFERPEVILDKKVAVVGSGPAGLACAGDLAKAGYQVTIFEALHEFGGVLAWGIPEFILPKETVVNNEIEKLKKLGVKFEKNVMIGKTITIDELLEEEGFEAVFIGTGAAMPSFMGIPGEAFNGVVSANEFLTKNNLMRDYKADYKTPLIVGKKVVVVGGGNVAMDAVRTLLRVGAEAHMVYRRSEAELPARKEEIEYAKEEGVHFHLLTNPTEIVADENKWVSGVRCIKMELGEPDQSGRRSPVPVEGSEFVLDADMVIMAIGTKAGSLIGDTTKGLETNRWNLVVIDEETGRTSREFVYAGGDVVTGPATVIKAMGAGRKAAKAIIEDLSK